A genomic region of Papaver somniferum cultivar HN1 chromosome 7, ASM357369v1, whole genome shotgun sequence contains the following coding sequences:
- the LOC113294319 gene encoding uncharacterized protein LOC113294319 → MVKRNKSSSVIITLLTTLLILLVLQQMLIDTSNAEFINSSRNNCSDSSSSIGECNEEEEMLMDSEVSRRFLAEVTGISYKAIRKGDAPTCGSGEHTPYNGKCSTPIAANKRHNRGCSPVYQCRSGSQ, encoded by the coding sequence ATGGTCAAGAGAAATAAGAGTTCATCTGTGATCATCACACTCCTAACCACACTGTTAATACTGCTAGTACTGCAGCAAATGCTCATTGATACCAGTAATGCTGAATTTATAAATAGTTCGAGAAATAATTGCAGTGATTCTTCATCTTCTATAGGGGAGTGTAACGAAGAGGAGGAGATGCTAATGGATTCAGAAGTAAGTAGAAGATTTCTTGCTGAAGTTACTGGCATTTCATATAAGGCTATTCGGAAGGGGGATGCACCGACTTGTGGCTCCGGCGAACATACACCCTACAACGGAAAGTGCAGCACCCCTATAGCAGCAAACAAGAGACATAACCGTGGCTGCTCCCCAGTATACCAGTGTAGATCAGGATCGCAATAA
- the LOC113300577 gene encoding uncharacterized protein LOC113300577 has protein sequence MVKTSSVIITLLMLVLLHQVLIGTSNAVFPSNSRNNWSDSSFLIADYNEEEEMLMDSEISRRFLAGAGKHISYDAIEKDAACGGGGRGKPYAGKCPDPKKANDNTGRPCLKIYHCRSGSQ, from the coding sequence ATGGTTAAGACATCATCTGTGATCATCACACTGTTAATGCTAGTACTACTACATCAAGTGCTTATTGGTACTAGTAATGCTGTATTTCCAAGCAATTCGAGAAATAATTGGAGTGATTCTTCGTTTTTAATAGCGGATTATAACGAAGAGGAGGAGATGCTAATGGATTCTGAAATAAGTAGAAGATTTCTTGCCGGAGCTGGTAAACACATTTCATACGACGCCATTGAGAAAGATGCAGCTTGTGGCGGCGGCGGCCGAGGTAAACCCTATGCAGGCAAGTGCCCCGACCCTAAGAAGGCAAACGATAACACTGGGCGTCCCTGCTTAAAAATTTACCATTGTAGATCAGGATCACAATAG